DNA from Methanobrevibacter sp.:
AAACTATCATTTAGTGATACCGGAATTATATGATGTCCTTCTACATAGTTAGGTCTATTAACACTTGGAAATGTTTTATGTTCTTCATTGAAAAAGCAAGAATAATTATTTTTTTCTAAAACATTACTAATAACATTTGGATTTCTTGGTTTACATCTTATCTTATTTTTAACATCTTCATATTGTTTATCACTTATAAAGAACATGTCTTCATATTCCATTTTATCTACAATATCTTCTATAAAATCTTTTACTGATTCATCTAATGTAATGTAACTATTACTGCGGTTACCTATTTCTTTTAGTATATTCATTTCCCGGAGTGATGCTACTACCCATATATACCATTTTTCATAATATCTTTTTGACACTGATTTTAAATCTTTTTTTGATATATTATCCAGATATTCCAAATAATTTTTGTTTTTTAACTTGTGCAAAATAGTTGGCATGTCTTCTTCGGTCCTTATGAAAGGTATGTCTATGAAAAACATTTTTTTATTAATCAAACCTTTGTGCTGAGAATGTTCGGACATTAATTTAAACATTATTCTAAAAGGAAATAAAGATAAATCATTATCTTTTGTAGCATGGTTTGGATATGATGTTTTAAGTAGTTGCAATATGTAAGATTTTAATGCCTCATCATAATCTTTGTTTAACATATTTTTTAGGAAATTTTTTCCATCAATGGATAATGATAGCAAACCATCAATATTCCTTATAAATCCTACAAACTCTAGTGATCTGTAAAAGTGTCCCTTGTTTGAATCATTAGGGTCATGGCCATAATGAAAGTTTAAATAATCAGCTATTTCCTCTTCAAATTTGTCTTTTTCAACAAGAGGATTTTCATCAATATAATTTAACACACCAATGCATCTTTGTGACATTAGATTGTCTTCCCACTCTTCTAAACTTGAATCAAAAAGCCTGCCATTTCCTGGTGCTTGCCACCGATATTGATCTGCCCTAACCATTTAATCAGTCCTCCTAGGCATTGTTTCAATTAATTTAGCTGAAAATTTTGGTGGAAATCCTTCTCCAACTACTTGTCTTACTAAATTATCACTAGCCCAGTCAGGGATATTCCAATCATCAGGCAATCCAGTTAATCTCAATATTTCCAATAGAGATAAAACTCTCGCATCAGAATAAGTTCCGTCTTCCAATTTTCTTCCAGGATGTACATTATTCTGTGAAGATACTGCACCATTGCACATGGTAATGGTTGGAGCTGGCTTATCCCAATCGATTCTTTTATAGGTTGTGTTATAACCTTTAATTCTCCTACCATCTTTTTTAGGATAGTAAACTTCATTATCAAATGCACTTTTACCTGTAGGAGTATGTTTCATCC
Protein-coding regions in this window:
- a CDS encoding HNH endonuclease signature motif containing protein; the encoded protein is MVRADQYRWQAPGNGRLFDSSLEEWEDNLMSQRCIGVLNYIDENPLVEKDKFEEEIADYLNFHYGHDPNDSNKGHFYRSLEFVGFIRNIDGLLSLSIDGKNFLKNMLNKDYDEALKSYILQLLKTSYPNHATKDNDLSLFPFRIMFKLMSEHSQHKGLINKKMFFIDIPFIRTEEDMPTILHKLKNKNYLEYLDNISKKDLKSVSKRYYEKWYIWVVASLREMNILKEIGNRSNSYITLDESVKDFIEDIVDKMEYEDMFFISDKQYEDVKNKIRCKPRNPNVISNVLEKNNYSCFFNEEHKTFPSVNRPNYVEGHHIIPVSLNDSFKEELDCEENVISLCPNCHKAMHYSKNEYKEDLLLYILENNEEFKKFNLSPEDLKEIYFNKTVFNQVRSY